CCTTCTGCTGCAAGTGAATCATGTCCGATTTGGCGAACACGCTGCACCGGCCGGCGATGGTTGCGCCACGAGGCGCCTGGGCGGCAAGCTCGCCCAACTCTTCTACGCTGATCTGCAGTCGGGCAGCCTGCTCCTCCAAAAAGGCCCCCGAGCCCGCAGCGCACAGCCCGTTCATGGCATAGTCGGCAATGCCAACGTGGTCACCCCTCCGGGAGGGCTCCAATTGGATCCACTTGGTAAACTGCCCACCCACTTCGATCAGCGACGCCACCTCCGGGCAAAGATGGCCGGCACCACGAGCAGCAGCCAAGAGCTCATTTTCCACGGGCAGCTGAAGCAGCGCGGAGAGGAGTTCCTTGCCCACACCGGTCACAGCTACTGCGACAGCCTGCCTCTTGAAGCGCCGTTCCACCTGAAGGAGCATTTCCGCCAAAGTTGGCAAGGGGCGGCCCTTGGCTGGACTGGACAGGGCCAGCTTGACGTCGCCGCGGTCGTCTATCACTGCGATCTTCACATGCGAGGAGCCCACATCAATTCCGCACCACATAGTCTTCACCTTTCAGTCACGGTCGTCTTCTCCATGGGTAAACGCAGCACGCGGGGGCGCCGGCCACTTCCCGACACCCCCGCGCGTCGCATGGTCAGGCAGGCCAGGTGGAGCACCTGCCTGCCCAGGCACAATCTCACTTGAATTTCGCTAACAACTCCGGAATGGCGTCCTTGTGCACCATAAAGACCAGAACCTTGAGGCGCACATAGTCGTCGCGGAAAAAGAAGTAGCCCTTGTGCTCGCCGCGGAAGGCACTGGAGCCCGAGTCCTTGATCAGGAACCAGTCGTGGTCGCCAATCCGCTGGTAGCCCACCACGTGGATGGCGTGATCATCGGAGGTGGTCCGGTTGTAGATGCGGAACTCGCGCGAGTCCTGGTTGATGTAGGCGGGCGGAATGTCGAAGGTGGGGACGATGGCCACGTCGTTCTCGCCGCTCTTGCCGGGCTCAGAGGTGTCGGCAGCCAGGGCAGCGGTGTAGCCGCGTTGCAGCGCCTTCTTCAGCGCCGCGTAAAACTCCTCAAGTGGCACATTGTAGTACTCCTTGGAGTGCCACCAGTTGTCGGGCATCTTGTACTCGGCCTTGGTGTAGAAGGGCTCCGCCTTGGTGGACATCACCGACACATAGTCGTCCAGAGGGAGTCGCAGCACGTTGGCGAGATACTCACGCGGCGTCATGGTCTTCTTACCCACGGTGATGGTCGTCGGCGGCTCGCCCAAATACTTGTTCAAGGTCATCTTGATGTTCGCGAGCACCTGCTCTTCGTCCCATAGCTCGTGGGCCTTCACAAACTGCAGGTAGTCGAGCATCTCCCGTTCCAACTTGCTGTGGTCATGCCCTTCCTGGTCTGCTTTGCGGCCGAGATAGGCGGAGGCAGGCACCGCTCCATATTGCTTCATGCGCTCGATGACCGCATTGAGCTCGGAACCCTGGGCAAAGTGCGAGTCACCTTTCTCGCGTACAAAGCGGCGGGCTTTTTCGATGTACTCGTGGTAGACGGTGTACATTTCGGAGAGTTTGGTTTCGCCGCGTCCCAACCTCTTGAGCTCTGCCTCCAAGAACGAGGTTGCGGCAAAGGCCCAGCAGGTGCCGGTGCGCCCCTGGCTCAACGGGGGGAGATGGAAAAGCGGGGCGAAGGACTCGACAGAGCTTGGCTTGGCAAGGGTGGAGAAATCGAGGGTCAGCACAGCTCGTTCTTTGCCTTGAAACTCGGTGACCTTGTAGACTACGGTGTCGGGCACCACCTGGGCCAGGCAGCTGAAGGTCCCCGCAAGCAGAAGAACGCCGATAGCAACAGGCAGCCAGTTTGCTTTCATGGTGCACCTCCTAATGTTGTGAATCCATCTCGATTCTGCGGCGCGCCGACCTTGGTCCGGGCGCCAGTTGCGCCTCAGGTGCTGAGTTGCGCTGAGAGAACTTGCCTCAATCCCCGCGGCTCTTTGCACAACACGAATACCCATCGGCCGAGCTCCCCGTGGTGATTCACCGCCCGCACCCACCGCTTTACCGCAGTCTCTTTCTGGCGG
The sequence above is a segment of the Calditrichota bacterium genome. Coding sequences within it:
- a CDS encoding peptidase C1; this translates as MKANWLPVAIGVLLLAGTFSCLAQVVPDTVVYKVTEFQGKERAVLTLDFSTLAKPSSVESFAPLFHLPPLSQGRTGTCWAFAATSFLEAELKRLGRGETKLSEMYTVYHEYIEKARRFVREKGDSHFAQGSELNAVIERMKQYGAVPASAYLGRKADQEGHDHSKLEREMLDYLQFVKAHELWDEEQVLANIKMTLNKYLGEPPTTITVGKKTMTPREYLANVLRLPLDDYVSVMSTKAEPFYTKAEYKMPDNWWHSKEYYNVPLEEFYAALKKALQRGYTAALAADTSEPGKSGENDVAIVPTFDIPPAYINQDSREFRIYNRTTSDDHAIHVVGYQRIGDHDWFLIKDSGSSAFRGEHKGYFFFRDDYVRLKVLVFMVHKDAIPELLAKFK